ACAAACAGCAGAAAAAATTTAGCATTCAGATTTAGAAACTGTTCCAGTTATATTCAGAACTTGTTTCACAGATTTAGTACCATGTTCTGTATTTAGCACTAAACACTTAATTTTACCAAACATGCCCTTACACACTAAGTGTTCACTCCCCCACCAAGTAAATCACTTGATCTTCCAAGAAAATcagtaaataaattattttaaatattaaaatagaatATAAATAAGAAATCCCCAACATGCACTTAAGTAATGAAATCCATCTGAAATCTGCAAAATTTCAAATGGATTGCAGGTATTCATACTTTTGCCAAGTATGCTGTGAAGTGAATCAAACCCAAGAACTTTGGAACTAAGCTTAAGCCTCCAACCAGAAATTCGAAGGGAGCTTGCTAAACACTAAAGTCTAAAATTCATCTCCAAAAAAAAAGTGGATACACAGTGTCAACCTAGACTTCAAACATGGGGCTTGAAAAATTAATAGTGATAAGGATTTTTTAATACTCCATGACCCCCAACCAACTGGACATTACAAGTGAACCAAGTAAGCTGTGAAGTGAACCAAACACATGGACTTTGAAGCTAAGCTTAAGCATCATACCAGAATTCAAATGGATCTTGCTACAACAAGGTCCAAAATTCATCCCTAAAAAGGATTGGATAAGCCAGAAATTTGACAAACTAGACTTCAAATGTAGGATTTGAAAGATCAATAATGATAAGGGATTGAATACTCTGACACCCAACCAAACCTACCAGAAATTCAAATGGAACTCACTAAACACCAAAGTCCAAAATTCATCTGCAAAAGAAATTGGATAAGCATGACAACCTAGACTTCAAACATTGGTGATAAAGATTTAAATACTCAATTGCCCCTTGGCCAACAGGTCCTTAAAAGTGAGCCAAGAAAGTTGTGAAGTGAACCAAACACATAGCCTTTGAAGCTAAGCTTAAGCCTCAAATCAGTATTCAAATGGATCTTGCTACAAAGATGTCCAAAATTCATCTTCAAAAAAATTGGATAAGCCAGAAATGTGACAACCTAGACTTCAAATGTAGGATTTGAAAGATCAATAATGATAAGGGTTTGAATACTCCAAGACACCGAACCAACTGGGCTTGGGAATTAGGTCTCATTTTTCAAAGTTGACAGCCAAGCCCAGAAAGAAAATGAACATATAGCAAAATAATATATCAAACTACCTCCAAGTATCAATAACAATACAGCAGCAAAATAAGCTAAActgggaaaagaaaaaataaggTACAATATGGCAAACCAGAATTCAATATGAGAAATGCAACTAGTGTCAAAACACTAGTGGGGCCTCTATTATTTTAAACAACATTTTTCAATCAATGTTTTTCTGTCATAATATTCTGAAAACAGCCCTTCATCATTCACATATAATTTGCATATGAAATTAGACTGCCAAAAAGATGGGAAATGAGTAACTTTGCACATTTTCTTTAGATCCAAAAGCACCATGCAGTCTCATCCTTCTTGCAACCATCCAAGACTTTCTCCCCCTCCATCATTAAAAAAATTCTTGGCAAACACAGAAAGCTCTCTGTAGGTCTTTTTCAGAGTTCAAACATTGATGTCAATGACCTACTCAAGAAAGATTTCTGTCTTTGACTACCAAGTTCGCCGTCTGTGCCTGCCATCCAATGATTTTGCAACTGATATGGTCCACTCCTAACATCACCAGTGATTACATTTTTTCACCATTAATTTGTTCGAAATTTTAGAGAAGTCCCAAAACTTCTCAAAATTACCAAtattttattttacaatttttttctttattcttaAAAAAGCACTTCTAACAGGTATTAGAGATACCTATTCACAATAGGTTTCTTTTGAGACATATCCTTCAATGAACAGGTGTTTGTGTCCCTATGTAAGGAGGAGAATAGTGTCActcaaaaaaaaaaccccaagaaaaaaaaaaagccatgtACACACACAAcatcctctcctctcttctcttcttcttcttcttcttcttctctattttttgattttatgctttaaattatattatttatatttgggCATTAATCTAGATTGTTCACCCCATCTCTCTATCGATGTGCCAATAAAATAAGACTACTATGAGCAAACTTGGGTTTAATCTCTAAGATGGTGTTTGCTGATATCACTCACACATAGGGAGGCAATACCATCTTTTGATATTTGATGATTTGATTTGATCTTGCTGATTTTACAGCATATAATATAAACAGATTAATCTACATATATTTTCCAACAAGATTATCTGTTTGCCTTTGTTTTCTCTGATCATTTGATCAACAAAGGAGATGTTTTGAGCCCATATTTTAGGACATTCATCTGCATCAATCATTTGGGTACCTTTCATTTTGATCAAAACTTTACTCATTTTGGTGGATGTGCTGTTTAATATATTTATCTTCTGGTAATAACATTGGTGCTAGGTTGTTACAGGCAAGGTTATCCAAATCACTTTTTTAACTAGGATCAGTGGAGGATAATAGAATCCGATGCAAAATTATCAGAGTTTACAAGCTATGAGAAAtaatatttaacaaaaaaaaaaaagacaagcaTATACTTGTACAAAAGTCCAAAATAAGCTTTCTTCCGCTTTATTGAGCACAAAACCCAAACAAATATCTTGAAAACCAAAATTATTTGCATTCCATTCTTGTAAATTATCAACAgtcatatctttatttttttcccttaagtttttgtgtgattcgTCCAGCGTTCAGAAAGGACAATAAATTGAGGTTCAATTATCGCTTACAGCTAAAACGGGGGCAAGTCAAAGAAGCAGACGGAGAACTACGTGCACAAAATCGAggtttgctatatatatatatatatatatatatatataagaaataaaattGAACAGACAGAGCGTTGTGAACAGTGGCAAAAtaaccgagagagagagagcaacaagCACAAAATATATACATTAGTTACGAACAATGGCAAAGCAAAGACTTCTGAGCTACATGCCACAATTAGAAGTAGAGATTTGCTCGTAAAAGCTTATCGGCATATTCAACACTTcgcttgggaaaaaaaaaaaaaaccattgaGCCAACTTACCTCGCAAAGATGCTAAGAGAGAGAGCTCCACGGTCCAGCTCTTCACGGAGAAGTGactctgagagagagagagagagaggaggaggaagatGAGGGTTTGAAAGCCACGGCCGGCCACTCAAGAACAGCAGAAGTGACTTCTAAGTTCTAATGCCTTTTACGACTACTGAAAAAGAGGGAAGAAATACATTTTTTTCGTGTTTaattataagaaaaataataaaataaataaataataacataaaaatattttctaaagtttTAATAAAAAAAGACACAAtttttaagatttcaaaaattttaaaagtctttttcaatattttaaaattttcacaaataaatttatcTAAAAAATACATACCTCCcttgtaaaaagaaaaataagtatttttaaaacCAAACATTATTCGAAGAGATGTGTATGATTTTTGAAATCTAggtatatgaaaattttaaaatcttagaaAAGGTAAGTGTATGTTTATAcctattaaaattatatatttttatgctatatttaaaaattttagatttgaaattgtactatatttgaataagatataatataaaatgaaTTGAAATTTGTTTAAGTTAATTATTGTGGACCGTCCCTTTTTCGAACTTGCATATGTGGGAGCTTTATCCATCAGACTACCTTTTtacctaaatttaaatttaaggtttAAAATTAATGCTTTCAAATACCTATTTATGAATTAGTATCTCTAATGTCTATTAGAATAGGTactttttatataaaattataaatttaaaatatcaataattttaagaaatttgaaaattttttaaaaaaatttcaacataaaagaaaaaaaaacatggaGTGAaagatgagtttttttttttttgtaattttaatttaaatatttaatatattaaagtGATGCACCACCTAAATTATTGccgagtatttttatttttctccatttttttttttaccaaataaaTTTCTAAATGCAATCCTGGGGCGCTTCggtaatattaaataaaattcgGGGTTATTTTAGAAACTCAGGCAACCCAGGGTGCTTTAAAATGGGCTCCTGGGCAACGCCCGCGAGATTTCGTTATCCACAAGAAATGGCTGTGTCTCTGCTACTTCCACTGGGTAACAATTCCGATTTCAAGCTTTTCTATTCCCGATTTCAAGCTGTGTTCTTCGTTTATTTTGTTCAGTATTCTGAATTAACATTAACATTTTCTGCATATGCATTTGTTTTGATTCATTTTGACATTGGAAGCAATGCGATTGCGACTCATCAGCTGCGTTACTGcggcgtttttttttttttctcaattctcATCAAAAGGGAATTTCCAGTGTTTGTTTGATGTTTTCCGATGGAAAAGAAATAAACAATCTTTTTCTTTAGACTGGAATGTATATAATCATTCCCGCCCCCGCCCCGCCTCCCCCTCCCTCGGTGCAAGTGGAATGGTTTTTCTGATAAATGTATGGCCTGTttaattttggattttttttatttctaaatttcagtggcattttgcttttctttttttcaacaCTAATGCAGAACTTTCTTCCAGGTTTGTATGCAcacattaaaaatttggaaaataatggGATATTTTTTTGTAAACCTTTagaaaaatggaaatataaaACAAAAACTGTTTACTGCAGCTAAATTGGCTGGATGCTACTCCTTCCCCATTGGGTATGTATTTGTTCTTTCTAATTGCTATTCCAAGGATAAACTGAATCATGGCTATTTGTTGAAAAATTTGTTCCCACTTTTCGcaaatttttctttttggatGTGTACCTATCATATATGGCAGTGTGCACAAGAAGAAATTGTTATCTTAAACTTgcatatttcttcattttcttttgcttgttcatttcaaagttttaaaggCAGAATCAAGGTTCACCTTGATGCTCACCTCAAGACAAGGTGTGCCTAAAATGCATTATTGTCTAGCTGAAATATCAAACTCTTGAAAGGTGAATGCATAATACAGCAATGCTTATGCAtctgcacaaaatgtgcaccttttACATCTTTTAGGTTGAGGTTTTAGCATATTGGATTTGTGAATTTGAAGTCATACTTGGTTAGCAGATTAGGGCTGACAAAATTTACTCAAATTTATGTATGAAAAgattaagaaatgttccaatctaAGTGAATCTCTGAACCTTGAATGGCTGAACCTAAGCCTTTACATAACACTCGAAGAGTTGCATGGATCATGGACATTATTTGAACTTTGTAACATTATGATTTTCACTTAGCATGTTCTACTTGAATGAAATCAAGTTTGTATGATTAGAATGACCAGCAAGTAGtttacaaattttatatatatattgtaattttcctattttccttatttttaatatatataatttattttttttattagatacaaaattaaattttcaaaaaagtttATGTCTTGACACATTGAGCCTTACGTCTCACCTTATTAGGGTTAAAACGCCTCGCGTTACACCTTTGtcttttaaaacattgttttcTGCAATACAATCTTTTCAAAGAGGCTTTTTtccctggaaaaaggaaaattttgatgCATGTGTTTTCTAAAtctgtattattattagttgAGCCACATAATAATTTCTTTTTCCAAGTTTCATGACAAAACACCGAGTGAGATTTATGAAGCCTTGAGTTAAAACAATTTCTGAAAATTTTCCAAGGACTATTTCTCGTAGAAACACAGGAAGCTTTGTACTCATTTTCTTAAATTACTGAATAGTCAAGGCTGCATTGCCAGACCTCACACTGCATTATCTTAAAATAACATTTCCATACTGTGTAGACCTTGCACTGGATTTCCTTAAAGTTAAATTTTGCACAGTGTCATTGATAAGGTGGAGACTACATGATATCTGTGTACTACTGCAAATATTTATCTTACTGACTTTACGACCTAAGTTAGTTAATAGACCAAATATTCCTAGTGAATTTCCAGGATTTCTTGTTTATGTAGCtgaaatttatttaataaaaagttTCATTTGAATATTGCCACATGCTATGTCACTCTGAAGGAAATATGTCTCCAAAAATCCAGGTGGAAGATGTTTCAATGACTTCTGTCTAGCATGATGGGGTGTTTACTTTTCATTATAGGTGTTACTGTTTGAGACTAGTCTTTGAATACATATTCCATTTCATGAAAAGATAAACACTGCAACAATTGGATCTCAAGCactgaatatttttatttggcATTTTTTGCCTCATAGGAAGATCTGACAGCAATGCTTTCCTTCATATTTACGGCAATAACAGAAAGTTTGGATAAAAGCCCTTCACAAGGACAACATTGTAGGAAACAATTCCATTCTATATCTTGAATTAATTTGTCATTTCATATCACTTACTCGAGTGTATGTTTCCAATACAGTCATTGCATCATTTCACATAAATATGGGGAGAAACACTACCTAGAAAGAATTACAACTTCTGAAGAGAACATTGGCTTTAACGGGTAAATGGTTAAGTTGTTTTCCCTTTGAGGAGTCTTCCCTTTGGCACAAACTTTAAATTTCTTGCAGGttaatgggtgggatactaatttggggTTGAGATATTCTTGTGATAGTTCTTGGAAGGTGTTTCACTGTTATATCCTTTTTTTTCCTTGATGGGTACCACATTTGGTTTCAGGAAGACATTTGATGGGGGTTTCTTTGCTTTGCAATTCTTTTCCTCATCTATATAGACTGCCTCATCGCACAATGAatctatttctttcttctttacttcaaAGGGGGATGAACTCTCTTGAGATTCTCATTTTCATAGGGCTCACAATGATAGGATTTAGGAAGGTGCTGGAGCTAACCTCCTTAATATGTTTGTTGGAGTACAGCCTTCCTTCCGATAGGAGGGATTATTGATtctggattattgattctggatTCTTGCTTATTTGGGGAAACCCTCCTGTAAGTCTTTTTTGAGCATTGGATTCATAAAAACATGTCCTTCGTGCTTCATTGTTTTATCTGGAATGCCAAAGTCCCTTCAAAGactaaggcttttatttggttacTTGTTCCTAATAGACTTAACACTTAACAATCTGTTCTAGAGCAGCAGACCCTTGAAGGCTGTCTCCGGATGTATTTTTCCAATGTTTTCATAGTTCATAATGTGTATCTCACTTGTTCCTTCATTGCTACATTCCATGGAGGGTGTGGGATAATCTATGTGGCCTATTTGGAGAGAGTTGGGTGTGTCCGGGACCTCCGGGTAGAGGATTTTTTTGGTCATCTCATTGTCTGGTTTTTGTAGGGGTAAAGATGGGTCAGCCTTATGCAGATGTGCAGATTTTTCTGTTTTGTGGAGAATATGGTTGGAGGAGAATGCTTGTATTTCACACGAAATATGAGGGTTTTCTCTATGCTTTGGGATAGGATTTGTTGTGGGCTTTTGCAGCAGGTTTTCTCAGAGGAGTCTCTTTCTCAGACTTGCAGCGTGATTAGTGGGTGTGttgtttttgagttttattgtttTCTTTTATCTTCGAAGCATGATTTCTTATGCTCcttttgtactttcttttctctttaataaagtatcttaattttttttttgataaaagaaATACAGTTTACTTGGAGAAATCTATGCCTTATTCTTTGCAAATGAAATGGGATATAGAAAAAAGCAAATGGTGTTTGTCTGTTCGTGATCAGAGACTCAATATCGGAATTTTGTCCGATTGTCTCATTGTTGTTCTATTGCTGGTATATCTCTCTTGAAGAAATTTTTTACTAACCTAGCACCCACTGTGTGGATGGGTCAGGAAATTTTGGTAGTTGACACTTGGTGGAAATTTTTATTAGGTATTAGTTTTACAGTTACCCTCTCATTTGTTGTTAGTCAGAAAGCTATGAGAGAATAATTTAAGAAATTGTAAAGGAAAATTTAAGTTGGAGACAAGAAGAGAGACTCAAAAGTATTACCTTTATATAATACTCTAGATTCAAGATAGTCTTGATACATGTAGTAAGTTCTTTTCAGGAAAATAATTGCTTAATGGTTGTCCTTTACTGCGCATGCTTCTGTAACTGTACTACGGGATCATCATTATTACATGGTACAAGTCTCATTCATTTGAATTCTGTTTAAACATTACAAACATCCAGTTGAGCTCATGAAGAAGCCTGCATACAATTTGGATTCATGTTTTTGTTATCCACTATTTCTTTTACAGTTTATTTGTTTACTTTAAACCCAGCTAATATATTCTCTGTATTACAACTTCACagaatatttaaaacaaataccATAACTTGAAGTGTACCACCTTTTCAGTTTTACACCACATGCTAAATTAGTGTTGGTTCAGGTTCTGCTTTTCCTAAAAGTTTGTCTTCAAATCACCAAACCATTGTTGGAGATGCAATTCGTGATTTGACTCTTCAATACTCAAATTCAGAACTCAGAGTATCAAGGGCAAGAGAATGTTGCAATGAATCAACTTTGGTCAAACGGAGGGATGTGATTGGCTTCATTTTTGGGGCTTCTTGGTTCCTTACAAAGTCATTTAATGCCAATGGAGCTGGCTTGCCCCCAGAGCAAAAGCCAAGACTCTGTGATGATCCATGCGAGAAAGAGCTTGAAAATGTATGGTGAGACTACATAAGCCCTAACTGCTACTGTTTCTTATAGCTAATGTCATCCTATCATACAATAGCTAAAGAGTTTCCAAAATTTTAATGGAATTGGCCTCCAACAGATCCATAGTGTCTGGCTTCCTATCCTACATTAAAAAATCAATATAATCAATGAATCATGTGCATATTTGTCCTTAGATGTTGTTCGGTTATCTCTttatctaaaagtttaagctgttaggttgcaGGACAGCAATGCATATCAAGCCTTGACACGTCCTCACATCTCCAGCACGAATGCACGAAGAGAGAGATAAACTAGCGCTGAATAAGATCCATCACTAGGAGGACAATAATTTTAAACAAGCATAAATGCAGGCAATAAGGCTAGAATCCTGGACCTCCTCGCAACCATGGTTCTAATGCCATATCACAAATCTAAAATTATTGAatatttaacaaataaaatacaaCATTTTGGTTACTGAAGGAGAAAGAAAGAGGGAAGAAAAAAGAGGAAGAGGTCGACAGTTATGTACAACTCCAGATTTGCCtctttatttattaataataaaaagatgtggtggacaaaaatacccccactgACACCATGtaattactaaaataatataTTCCCTTCTAACAGTCTCCCTCAACCTGGAGGTGTATAAATATAACCTAACTTGAGTTTGTTACGACCATTAGACAAGGTGGGTTTAAATGAAGCCTTTGTGAGAACATCTCCTAAGTCCAAACTCATCACAGAATTAAAAAATGGAGGCCTCACAACCTTTCAGAGCAACAACCCACAAAATGGTCATCAACTTTTTCAATGTTCTTTGTCCTCTCATAAAACCCTAGGTTGCTGCAAATATAAatgcaacttgattatcacaaagCATATCTAGGAGCTTTGTTATCAAGAAGACCATCTTTGAAATAAGAGACTTCAACCACATAAGCTCACTAACAATATGAACAAAAGCTCAGCATTCTGCCTCGGCACTAGATCTCGCTACAGTTGTTTGTTTCCTGCTAAGCCATGTAACAGGACTACCATCCATAAATGTACATTATCCAATAGCAAACCTTCAATCTTCAACAATGCCAGACCAATCTGCATTAAATTATCCCAGGATCTCACAATTTCTATTACCTTTGTTAGGAGCTCTCTTGAGATAGCTAAAAATTTTGCAAATAGCATCCCAATGTGGCTACTTGGATTTTCCATAAATTGATTTGTTACCCCCATGACAGATAATATGTCAAATCTAGTGACAATCAAGTAAAATCAATTTCCCAACCAACTTCCTAATTGTTTCTTTTCAAAGCCCAAATGCACAAGGAGAGATGAACAATGAATAAACAACAATATTTTAATGCAGTCAGATAGAATCCAGGATCTCCTTGCAGCCTTGGCTCTGAAACCATGTTacaaatctgaaataaaaatgaatatttaatgaaTAAAACACAATATTTAGGTCACATTTGGTTCCCAAAATGTTTGTTCATAAGAATAAAGTGGTTATAATAAGAAGAATTTGATGGTTTACATAAGAAAATGTGTTATAATcagaaagaaaataataatgtaaaaatttttatgaatccataGCAAGGAGTAGACAAGGAGTAACTATTCTCAAATTTTATGATgggaatgtctattcctttcCTGTTGGATACAATAAAACAAACTTTTTCTTCAGTTACCTTTTTCTAAACTATCATATccctatataatttttattacattttcattgtattttatcctattcctaggaataggtATTCCATTAACCAAACATAACTTTTGGTTatagaaggagaagagaaggagagaattaAGTATTGGAGGATCCAGACATCTTGATGACTATAATTTGCATGTTAACAATATCAGCACAAGCTTTCTCCATAGAGACCATCAGAACAACCCCCAAAACACCACAATCCAGCACACATCAGTACCAGCAAGGATTGCACAGAAAACACAGTAGGAACCACAACACCAGAGGAaataatagaaacaaaaaatgacAGCTACAGGGAATTATGGCTGGTAGCAACTAGAAGCAAGTGCAGGAAAGAACAGGAAATAGAGTCATCTAATACCAATAAAAAACCAACCAGCAACTGATACAAGATTGCAAGCAAACAATCATGAATACACACAGCATCAATAACATAATTATCACACCAGCCAATGGAACATCAGAACAACAGCAGTATACCAGAAACAACATGCAATTACCTTCACATCAGCAACCACTATGAACACCAACCAAGAATGGTGCACAGCCTAACCAAGAGGAAGAGTGTCCCTAAACAACTCTCTAACAAACAGACAATCAGATTTGACAACAATTAGggatacaaaaaaagaaaaaagaagtccAAAATAAACTCAGATAAATCAGATTTAGAAGAGATCAATGCTTTGatgccatgttagattaccatttcacctaaaagcttaagctgttaggatGTGGGCCCATAATGTATATTAAGCTTTGACAAAAATTTTCTATACATAATCTCTCATGCACTGCCAAGTGATTTGTTTGAAACTTTGAATATTTTTCATGTCTTCATGTTGGAGACTTGTGTGAGAATCAATTGCATTGTTTCTTCTGTCAATGAGCTTTTTAATTCTGAATGCTTCAGTTGACGCTCAAATTTGTTTAATGGACTTTGAAGGATTTATTGCTTTCTCCAGATAATGGTCTGATGCTGAGTATGGAAGCTTTTCTTTTTTAATGAAGGTATCTATGGTAACTACAGAGTCTGGTTTGCAATATAAGGATATTCAGGTTGGCGGAGGCCCTAGTCCACCAATAGGTTTTCAGGTATGTAAATTACATAGGATGTCGAAGCTCAGTTTCATTCTAGGAAAGATGTTGACTGTTATTTTGtttatcagaaaaaaaaaaaaaggggatatTTTAGGTTTTAGTTGGGATACTCTTTGTGCTTTGAGTATCTGATAGGAGAAGGTATTTTGGTAGTTCTAAGCTTTGGGGTTTGGTTGTATGAGTCATCTTGTTTTGGTTTAGTTATTTTGAATTTAGAAACTCTTCTTTTGCAGAAATTTCTTGTTTTAGGAGTTCTCTAATTTTGTTAGAATTTTGTGTATTCTATTAGACGGCGGtccttggatcaatggtaaggttgctccattgtaaccaattggtcatgggtttgagtccaaggaaacaatCTCTCTACTTAAAAGCAAGGATAAGACTGCGTACACTGTGACGATCCTCCCCCTATCCTCTCTAagtggggagccttgtggccAGGGGAaagtcttttttttctttttcttttttcatatatTCTATAGTCTTGTGTTTAGTTTTATTTTACTTTGAGTTCAAGTACAAGTCCTTGGGTTTCAAGTCTGTTCATTACAAgtagatttatttttttaattctatCAATTGATTAGAACTGCAATTTGAATGAGATTAGCTacatttgatttgaaaatcaatGCTTGAACTGTGCTTTTATTAACGACTCTTGCATAAGGAGCAGGAAAAACAAACTTTTCAAGCTTATAAATGTTAATGCTTAATACCCTGGGGGACACCCCAACGGTTAGTTTTTAGGTTCAAAATCTTGGGAAGGGGTGGGGAGGGGTTTGGGATGGAGCATAAACTAACCACTGTTGTAGCTCAGGGCCAACcaataaaacaaaaaattggaaaaaaaaaagggggggggggggggggggggaatgaatCTTAGGAGTTGGAATCTATGTTCTGATTGAGCATTTTGTGCTGCGTTATTCTGAATGCCAACTATTTGAAATTTCACATGGAAGTCATTATGTACCTCACCTGCTTATCAAGAACCCAGGCATACATACATGCACTTTTATTCATGTTAAAAGTATCtgtttattgatttatttttggtgTGTAGTCTTTGTAAAGCCATATCTTCAGTCACGgcatgaatttccaatctctcaTTTTTATTTGTGACTAGTCTGTTCATCTTGTGCAATTATTCCTTGCTGCCTGTAAATATGTCCAGATCCCAGAATATCTTAGTTGGCACTCCCTTATGTGTTACTATTAagaactactttttttttttttccaaaacacATTTAACTTCGATTCTGTATTGTCTTCCTCATGACAACATTCTTCTTAAGGTCACTATTTGTTATCCATAGGGCAGATTACTGGGGTTTATTTTAGGATGAACACCACCAATGGCGACATCATCATTTATGCATGTCCAGTATATAGGTTTGGCTGGTTCTGTAATGATGTAATCACTAGAGTGAAAAGGTGTTGAAGCCTCTCTCGACTGACCAGTAGAGAGTTTTTCGCTGATATTGGTAGTGGGATTACATAAGTCTATGTCTAGAGTATAACGCAGAAACTTGCTTTGACAGGACTGATCACATAGTATTATATGAAATGTCATATCTTTGATTTCTTAAGGATTTCTTAGCTCCTGTGGTCTTTAAGAACCTCATCCTATCTTTTTCCAACTGGAAGCTTGTCAAACATTGTTTTACTCCTCTTATGACATTTAAGCTACAAAAAATGCACTCCTATTTTTGCATAAATGGAAATAAGTCTTATGATCCGTGTTACCAATGGTCTAAATTCTAAAATGGTGGAAATTGGTGGCTTGGTTGAATTATTTGAGGGTTAAAATATTGACACAGAAGGTAAAACTGCAGTCTGAACCCTAACTGCTTTGTCACGACAAACA
This genomic stretch from Malania oleifera isolate guangnan ecotype guangnan chromosome 3, ASM2987363v1, whole genome shotgun sequence harbors:
- the LOC131150935 gene encoding peptidyl-prolyl cis-trans isomerase FKBP16-3, chloroplastic isoform X2; translation: MAVSLLLPLELRVSRARECCNESTLVKRRDVIGFIFGASWFLTKSFNANGAGLPPEQKPRLCDDPCEKELENVSMVTTESGLQYKDIQVGGGPSPPIGFQVAANYVAMVPSGQIFDSSLEKGQPYIFRVGSGQVIKGLDEGILSMKVGGKRRLYIPGPLAFPKGLTSAPGRPRVAPNSPVIFDVSLEYVPGLESDEE
- the LOC131150935 gene encoding peptidyl-prolyl cis-trans isomerase FKBP16-3, chloroplastic isoform X1, with the translated sequence MAVSLLLPLGSAFPKSLSSNHQTIVGDAIRDLTLQYSNSELRVSRARECCNESTLVKRRDVIGFIFGASWFLTKSFNANGAGLPPEQKPRLCDDPCEKELENVSMVTTESGLQYKDIQVGGGPSPPIGFQVAANYVAMVPSGQIFDSSLEKGQPYIFRVGSGQVIKGLDEGILSMKVGGKRRLYIPGPLAFPKGLTSAPGRPRVAPNSPVIFDVSLEYVPGLESDEE